The genomic stretch AGACGCAATTAAATCACCCTCCTTATAGTATCATGGCTGTACGTGTTAAATATCTGATCGAAATTTGTCATGAGTGAGTCGCTGATTATTCCATTATCGCGAAAAATTGCGTAAATGGGCTTGAGCTTGGCTATCTCGGTTATAACGTCTTCATTGAGATTTTCATCAAAGCAGGCGGTTATGTAAACGGGCGAGTCATCATGTTCAACGAGATAAATTTTTTTCCCGAACACAAATTTTTTCGTGATAGCTGCTGAAAGAGGCACACCTAATCGCAGCATTGAATTAATTAACAAATCATCGGGCGTTCGGTCGGGCTTTATATTGTCTGCTAAGAGTTCTAGAGTCTCCTGCTTGAATTGATCGGGGTATAAATAAACGTCTTTAATGTTGCTTGAGTCGACTTTGAAAGCTCGG from Synergistaceae bacterium encodes the following:
- a CDS encoding type III restriction endonuclease subunit M: ESTPENSEAFKAGYKTICDIGQERIKRAARKIRDDFPLTTSELDTGFRAFKVDSSNIKDVYLYPDQFKQETLELLADNIKPDRTPDDLLINSMLRLGVPLSAAITKKFVFGKKIYLVEHDDSPVYITACFDENLNEDVITEIAKLKPIYAIFRDNGIISDSLMTNFDQIFNTYSHDTIRRVI